The Culex quinquefasciatus strain JHB chromosome 2, VPISU_Cqui_1.0_pri_paternal, whole genome shotgun sequence genome contains the following window.
CGACACTCGAACCCGAGCAGCATCGTGTCGGCCAACTTCAGCTCGGCCTGTTCCCACCAAACCGGTCCGTACGAGATGAAGATCTGTTCGCCGCGGCGGATTGGACGGAGCACGGCGATTTTGATCTCCGTCGGGTGGATCACGGCGTAGGCGTTGGGGTCGCACGAATGGTTGAAGAGGGAGGAGATCAGGCCGAGCGGAGTTGCGAAGCATTCCCACTTGTCGAACGCGAGGAAGCTGGCCGTTCGCATGTAATCGAGGAAGCACTGGAGCATAAAGTCCTGTTCGCGCTTGGTCTTCACCAGGGCCTTGACGGGGGGATGTTCTATGAACACCGAGTAGTACCCGGCGGAGAAATAGTTGAACACGTTCTCTACGCTGCTGTTGGTCGGGGACTTTGTTTGGTGGAAAACCTTGAACTGCGCCAACGGGTCGAGATTTGTGTAGTCCAGCTCGAGTGGCTTTCCACCGGTTCGTGGGTTCGATTCGCAAAACTCCATCATGGCCTTCAGATCGTCGTTGAACAGACTCAGCCCGTGGAAGAACATTCGCGGCCCAAGAAACAAATTCCCGTACGAAACAAACATCAACTTCTCGGCGACTCCACACTCAAAACGGTGCGTTTTCCAGTCCGCCTGGCGACATTCCTCGTCGCAGTACATGAACGACACACAGCCCGGACACGGAATCAAGCTGTTGAAGTGGACGATCGTGCAGTACGAGCAATCCGCATATCTCAAACTAGAATCGATGGCCGCGGCCAGCGGCTTCTCGCTCAGAATAACGTCGCCAGCCCGGAAGTCCTTCTCGGCCATCATACTCCGTCCAAACTCCGGCAAACTCTCCATCTTGATTCCCTTCGCCAGAAACGGAATCTTCGGATTGACCTCCACGTTGATGCCCATCGGCGGATCCGGAACCGTTCCTTCCGATTCTCCATTCTTGAGTTTCTTCTTGCAATTCTCCTCCCTGGCCAACAGCTTCGGCATCAACTTCTCCGGGTAGTTGTGCTTCTTGGCCAGTTCAATGTTGGCCAGCGCAAACTCGTACTCGCGCATCTCGTAGTAAATGGCtgacctaaaaaacacacacacaaaattctTCAAACATCAACGCTCCAAACAAAAATCCCAGAAAAAATACCTGTTGGCATATCCGGTGCCCAAATGTTCCGACCCCGCCTCGGCGTAGCAGATGCTCTCGTTGTACTTCTTCAGCGCCTCGTCAAAGTTCTTCTCCAGGTAGAACCGATTGCCGACCTGACGGACCTCCGCCGACTTCCGGTTGCACTTGCCCACCTCGGGAACGTCCACGAAGGGCGCGTGGTCCGTCATGTACTTCCGGTAGGCGAACGCGTCCGCCCGGCGCATGTTCGGCGCCCGCATCACGATCTGCACCATTTTGGCGAACATCGGTTTCTGGACGACGGCATCCTTGGTTTTGCCGGCGGGCGGGATGTTGGCCGCTTTGGCGAGTTTGTGCGATCGGAGCATGGTTCTGTGCTTAAACTTAACAGACTATAAACAAAAACGACCATATCAAACTTTAATTACCAGTTTGTTTTGGCAGTTGTGTCTAGCTACACGCACGTttaaaatcactcagttttcgtcaaaaccgaacctactcagaaatgagtaaagggggcatctgtcagatttgagtgaatttcactcagaattccacgaaaactgagtgatatTCACCCAGatctgagtgaaattcactcaaatttgacagatgccccctttactcatttctgagtagattcggttttgacgaaaagTGAGTGATTTTAATCGTTtgcttcatatgtttatagggcctgacctatccaggtttttaagcgaagatttcgttcgaatggtgaacgcccaaatcgtcaaaatcgcgcagtagcaccaacattattATACCCCGTTCGCACGGGCGAGTTATAGCCGGTTTTAACGAAATGGTTTTAAGTTATAACCAAGTTAAAACCGACCCGTTCGCACGAGCACGAGAGGTTATAGCGGatttaactattttgacagatcATAGCAGGCTGTGAAATTTTTGCttgttgtcaataattttttttttcggtggtgcATATCTCGGCTTGTGGGCACTTGATCCGGCGGACCAAGATGGTAGGTAATTTTCTTAATCAAACCAAACGCTACCATGCAACAGGTTGCACCAGAATTCACCAGATGTTCAGGACTGGCCAAGCCTCGCCCAAGGACCTCCCAAAAAATGTGCCAATCCTGTTGATCGCTGTTGTGTAACCGCAAAAGTGCAGCGGATCGTCGTTGTTAATCGGATTGGTCGTTTTGACGGATGCAACCGAGTCCAAGTACGGCAAGCGTCTGCTGACCATCGTCCAGCTCTTTCACCATCTTGCCGGAATATCTTGCCCAGTGGACGACTGATCACGTTGGCGAAGAAGGTGGAAAGGTTTGGCCCAAGGACAAAAAGCTTAAGTTGACGCTGACGGCCGGCAATGTCGCGTACTTCTACGGTCCGACACTGGGACGATGACGAGTAGAACATCACGACCAAGAAATCGTCTCGGGGCCAGAAAGGGTAAGCAGTCCGTTTTGACTTgaacaactcaactcaactctttattccagaaaaaataaataaatgatgtTCTGGACTGACACGAAGGCCAAGTCATGCTACCACCGCTCCCGAAGGAACTGTTGTTCAACTCGGAATAACGGACACGGAAGGAATCGTAGTAGAACTTGATCGGACGGAGCTTCTACTATTAACCTAATGATTTCTACATCAATCCGACGAAGTTGGTCGAAGCGCCGAATGAAGGTCATTCGCGAGGGATAACGAGATGCATAAACTTGACGCAGTCGACAAGAAGGTCGTTCTGGCCGAAAGGCCCGAGTCAAGTACGACGAGTATCTGCTGTCGAAGGGACTAGTCTGATAAGCTATCTGTCCTTCGAATCGGCGCCGCTGCCCGCAAAAAACTTCAGAAGATGTTCAAGTgtgagttattttgaagaacAAAAGCTGAAGCCAGAAAGCCGTTGACGGCGAGGGAACCCCTAGACCGTACAAAAGGTCGCGATTCGATGCAGAGGTTGAACTTAGGGTCGCGATGTCTGAATGAAGTGTCATTATACGCTGAGCAAAATCCGGAAGGTGGCTACTAACGGTCAAGAAGAAGGACACGAATCTTCTCTTCCCGCTGCGGAGTACTACATGTGTCCTGTATTACGTGCTTGGTCTCAAGATCGACAGCTTTCTTGAAAGTCCCCTGAAGATCCAGCTGGAATCGGTCAAGTTCTACCATCAAGCCCGCGTCGACGCGTCTGTGTCTAGAAGTAGATCATAAACATTTGCACCTTTGGGGTTGGCCGACCGGGTCGCGTCaagaaaaaagaacataaaaagCCGATTAAACATTCCCTCACCCtactcccccccccctttccaccgtcccccccccctcccgttTGTGTTTCAATAGATAAGGAAGAAAAACGGTTTATTAAAACTACAGACTGCTCGTCTTTGATGCCGGCTCACGTGCATGGAAACATCTCCGACACATCTGTTACGgacatttcttttaaaatttctcattttcTCCTGGTCCAACGTGACACTTGGCGTTGATGCGCTGATGTTCTCTCTATATTTTTCTTGAGTATAGATTTGAGGGCCGAAATGCACTTCTGAACGACAAGTATTACCTAGTACGCGTCCACTTTCCCGGATCGACGACCATCACAGCTACTAACGTGGAGATCCTTGTAACCATTTGGGTTACACAGCACTAAGAAGTCGAAGTGTTGAGATAATTTTCAATAACTTGCCCTTCTCTCGTTCCCTGTAGATCGGACCTGCGGCCGgtcaaaatcattgaaaactatTGTTCTAAATAATTTGATG
Protein-coding sequences here:
- the LOC6031705 gene encoding uncharacterized protein LOC6031705; the encoded protein is MLRSHKLAKAANIPPAGKTKDAVVQKPMFAKMVQIVMRAPNMRRADAFAYRKYMTDHAPFVDVPEVGKCNRKSAEVRQVGNRFYLEKNFDEALKKYNESICYAEAGSEHLGTGYANRSAIYYEMREYEFALANIELAKKHNYPEKLMPKLLAREENCKKKLKNGESEGTVPDPPMGINVEVNPKIPFLAKGIKMESLPEFGRSMMAEKDFRAGDVILSEKPLAAAIDSSLRYADCSYCTIVHFNSLIPCPGCVSFMYCDEECRQADWKTHRFECGVAEKLMFVSYGNLFLGPRMFFHGLSLFNDDLKAMMEFCESNPRTGGKPLELDYTNLDPLAQFKVFHQTKSPTNSSVENVFNYFSAGYYSVFIEHPPVKALVKTKREQDFMLQCFLDYMRTASFLAFDKWECFATPLGLISSLFNHSCDPNAYAVIHPTEIKIAVLRPIRRGEQIFISYGPVWWEQAELKLADTMLLGFECRCVVCDPVKRKPWRAAGQKLPPDALPEWGVIELLLMNPGGCVDAATMLNAIRKYVESYAYVHPRDEFNLALKAHQQNLLRCFMAELAAQQRATVVQGLL